In Mycobacterium sp. Aquia_216, a genomic segment contains:
- a CDS encoding helix-turn-helix domain-containing protein encodes MSRESAGAAIRALRESRDWSLAELAAVTGVSIMGLSYLERGARKPHKTTVQKVENGLGLPPGTYSRLLVAADPDAELARLIAAQPPEKMSPPRAGAVVVDRHSDTEVLEGYAEAQLDALKSVIDRLPATTSNEYETYILSVIAQCVKAEMLAASSWRVAVNAGADSTDRLMAHLKALEETRSALLKRMPTSLSARFDRACAQSSLPDAIIASLLGVSSDDIWDIRNRGVIPAGVLPRVRAFADTVESTGRDGTDQDSGEGDR; translated from the coding sequence GTGAGCCGTGAATCCGCAGGTGCGGCCATCCGTGCATTGCGCGAGTCGCGTGACTGGTCCCTAGCTGAGCTCGCCGCCGTGACCGGCGTCAGCATCATGGGATTGAGCTATCTGGAGCGCGGCGCCCGCAAGCCGCACAAAACGACAGTTCAGAAGGTCGAAAACGGTCTGGGCCTGCCGCCGGGCACCTACTCGCGGTTGTTGGTGGCCGCCGATCCGGATGCCGAGCTAGCCCGACTGATCGCCGCGCAGCCCCCGGAAAAGATGTCACCGCCACGGGCCGGGGCGGTGGTCGTCGACCGCCACAGCGACACCGAAGTGCTGGAAGGCTATGCCGAAGCGCAACTCGACGCCCTCAAATCCGTCATCGATCGACTGCCGGCGACGACATCAAACGAATATGAGACGTATATTCTGTCTGTGATCGCGCAGTGCGTGAAGGCAGAGATGCTGGCCGCCAGCTCATGGCGGGTGGCCGTGAACGCCGGCGCCGACTCGACCGACCGGCTGATGGCACACCTGAAAGCTCTCGAGGAAACCCGCAGCGCGCTGCTGAAGAGAATGCCGACCAGCTTGAGCGCGCGGTTCGACCGGGCGTGTGCGCAGTCATCGCTGCCGGACGCGATCATCGCGTCGTTGCTCGGTGTGAGCAGCGACGACATATGGGACATCCGCAACCGAGGGGTGATCCCCGCGGGGGTACTCCCCCGCGTTCGCGCATTCGCCGACACGGTGGAGTCGACGGGCCGCGACGGCACGGATCAGGACAGCGGCGAGGGGGACCGATGA
- a CDS encoding C40 family peptidase has protein sequence MTESDLEALDRAHQLFAGSSRQPVLDAPYRGLPSRNPTLNTVAGHDNYQSLVSRSHQVLLSAARTDAAAAGIMTGAHRDRADARELTKNVLDEARADAAVAPTTPMAQREAMRRRVARLRAQRAHVLTARLRARRHAAALRALRYRMLHHRGPRLAGLRLPSASSRAGIAVRAALSRLGRPYVWGATGPDQFDCSGLVQWSYARAGIHLDRTTYQQINDGIPVPRSQVRPGDLVFPHAGHVQMAIGNNLVVEAPYSGASVRISQLGSNVAIRRPIG, from the coding sequence ATGACCGAAAGCGACCTCGAGGCTTTGGACCGCGCTCATCAGCTATTCGCCGGGAGTTCTCGGCAGCCGGTGCTCGACGCGCCCTATCGCGGCCTGCCAAGCCGAAACCCGACGCTGAACACCGTTGCGGGTCATGACAACTACCAGTCCTTGGTAAGCCGTAGCCACCAAGTGCTGCTGTCCGCTGCGCGCACCGATGCGGCGGCCGCGGGCATCATGACCGGCGCTCACCGGGATCGGGCCGACGCCCGTGAGCTGACCAAAAACGTCCTCGATGAGGCCCGCGCCGATGCCGCGGTCGCCCCGACCACGCCGATGGCCCAGCGCGAGGCCATGCGCCGTCGGGTAGCGAGGCTTCGCGCGCAGCGGGCACACGTGTTGACCGCCCGGTTGCGTGCGCGACGGCATGCGGCGGCGCTGCGGGCACTGCGCTATCGAATGCTGCACCATCGCGGTCCCCGATTGGCCGGCCTGCGGCTGCCGTCGGCGAGCAGTCGTGCCGGAATCGCGGTGCGCGCGGCGTTATCCCGACTGGGCCGTCCCTATGTCTGGGGCGCTACAGGCCCGGATCAGTTCGACTGTTCCGGGCTGGTCCAGTGGTCCTATGCGCGGGCGGGTATCCACCTGGACCGCACCACCTATCAACAGATCAACGACGGGATCCCGGTTCCCCGTTCGCAAGTCAGGCCCGGCGACCTCGTGTTTCCGCACGCCGGCCATGTGCAGATGGCGATCGGCAACAATCTCGTCGTCGAGGCGCCCTATTCGGGTGCCTCGGTGCGGATCAGCCAGCTGGGCAGCAACGTCGCGATTCGCCGGCCGATAGGTTGA
- a CDS encoding DUF4226 domain-containing protein translates to MSEQTGPAIAAIQARQSALATRHDRVAEADRALTDLLASAHATTRESIRRLDAIADEIERAVPRHNSLAVDTPMGAREFQRFLVAKQREIAAVVADARELDRAKTAVLESLRGVYGVSAG, encoded by the coding sequence ATGTCGGAACAAACCGGTCCTGCCATAGCCGCCATCCAGGCGCGGCAATCGGCCTTGGCGACCCGGCACGACAGGGTCGCCGAGGCCGACCGTGCGCTGACGGATCTGCTTGCCAGCGCGCATGCCACGACGCGGGAGAGCATCAGACGTCTGGACGCGATCGCCGACGAGATCGAGCGCGCCGTTCCGCGTCACAACAGCCTTGCCGTCGATACGCCGATGGGCGCGCGGGAGTTTCAGAGGTTTCTGGTTGCCAAACAGCGTGAGATCGCGGCGGTCGTCGCCGACGCGCGCGAGCTCGACCGAGCGAAAACGGCTGTGCTGGAAAGCCTGCGAGGAGTGTACGGTGTTTCGGCGGGCTAG
- a CDS encoding DUF4226 domain-containing protein, which yields MSTYDELLATVKVVRDRTGDPNAWQTGLTPTELAAVITPTTRPDQLAVILAKIRQQHPNLFGATPADPRRATDPPQGDREQGAAAEAIAGAEAALAHQNSASSQLDLQVISAIMNAHLKTVEGAEALNSLQRETEAAVRTRSDLDTPAGARDFQRFLIGKLRDIRAVVMNASLDDTSKSALMAAWTSLYDASKSGPSAVGENRPASVAPVAAPARQPDPPDAGADPLLDSLLADDPGLLAGDSGPTPAESAPAPAAPSLPGIPNIGLGPMPGPGSMAGWGPPGGLPLPGRQEGSEPDPAFNRLDDEARAADAAEHESDDADKHKDDHGEDVPAAETPPAGPTTVTLPDGETVTAASPQLAAAVEAAVGGASIPDAFHQQGITIPAPGTAVADPVDPVRVAPGDIGIFTDRHALGLGHSKALLDGQIQHIASVSGPSFLGWEHPPAAAIATAPARTDAPTPTRPAATPSSGQ from the coding sequence ATGTCGACGTATGACGAGCTGCTGGCCACGGTGAAGGTCGTGCGCGACCGCACCGGCGATCCGAACGCGTGGCAGACCGGACTGACGCCGACGGAACTGGCCGCGGTGATCACCCCCACAACACGTCCAGACCAACTCGCGGTGATCTTGGCCAAGATCCGCCAACAACATCCGAACCTGTTCGGCGCTACGCCGGCCGATCCGCGCCGAGCGACGGACCCACCGCAGGGAGATCGAGAGCAGGGCGCCGCGGCCGAAGCCATCGCGGGTGCCGAAGCCGCACTGGCACACCAGAATTCGGCGAGCTCTCAGTTAGACTTGCAGGTAATTTCGGCCATCATGAATGCCCACCTGAAGACCGTCGAAGGCGCAGAAGCACTGAACTCGCTGCAACGCGAGACCGAGGCCGCGGTGCGCACCCGATCGGACTTGGACACTCCGGCGGGAGCACGCGACTTCCAGCGCTTCCTGATCGGCAAGCTCCGAGACATCCGCGCGGTGGTCATGAACGCCAGCCTGGACGACACGTCGAAGTCGGCGTTGATGGCCGCGTGGACATCGCTGTACGACGCCTCCAAGAGCGGACCGAGTGCTGTTGGTGAGAATCGGCCGGCCTCGGTGGCGCCGGTTGCCGCACCCGCGCGGCAGCCAGACCCTCCCGACGCCGGAGCGGATCCACTGCTGGATTCGTTGCTGGCCGACGATCCCGGCCTGCTGGCCGGGGACTCGGGTCCGACTCCGGCCGAGAGTGCGCCGGCCCCCGCGGCGCCGTCGCTACCGGGCATTCCCAATATCGGTCTGGGACCGATGCCCGGTCCGGGTTCGATGGCCGGTTGGGGTCCGCCGGGCGGCCTACCGCTTCCCGGGCGCCAAGAAGGCAGCGAGCCCGATCCCGCATTCAATCGTCTGGACGACGAGGCCCGCGCCGCGGACGCCGCCGAGCATGAATCCGACGATGCCGACAAACACAAAGACGACCACGGCGAGGACGTGCCAGCGGCCGAAACGCCGCCGGCGGGTCCGACCACGGTGACGCTGCCCGACGGTGAAACCGTGACGGCTGCCAGCCCGCAACTCGCGGCGGCCGTTGAGGCCGCGGTCGGCGGCGCGTCGATCCCGGATGCGTTCCATCAGCAGGGGATCACCATTCCCGCGCCGGGAACCGCGGTCGCCGATCCGGTCGATCCGGTCCGGGTCGCACCGGGAGATATCGGGATCTTCACCGATCGCCACGCGTTGGGCCTCGGCCACAGCAAGGCTCTTCTCGATGGCCAGATTCAGCACATCGCCTCCGTAAGCGGCCCGAGCTTTCTAGGCTGGGAGCATCCGCCGGCCGCGGCGATCGCGACCGCGCCAGCCAGGACCGACGCACCGACACCGACCCGGCCGGCGGCCACGCCGAGCAGCGGACAATAG
- a CDS encoding ESX-1 secretion-associated protein: protein MADRIHVVPRHLREAAAHHQETSDYLRTIPSSHAAIQESLDSLGPIFGELRDAGRELLELRRQCYEQQADDHADMAHNLTVSATTWDQHEQEAAGELGRIVDGGR, encoded by the coding sequence ATGGCAGACCGAATCCATGTGGTGCCCCGGCACTTACGTGAAGCCGCTGCGCATCATCAGGAGACCTCCGACTACTTGCGCACCATTCCGTCGTCGCATGCCGCCATCCAGGAGAGCCTGGACTCACTGGGCCCCATCTTCGGTGAGCTTCGCGATGCCGGACGCGAATTGCTCGAACTCCGACGCCAGTGCTACGAGCAACAGGCAGACGACCACGCCGATATGGCGCACAACTTGACCGTGTCGGCGACGACCTGGGATCAGCATGAACAAGAGGCCGCCGGCGAACTCGGCCGCATCGTCGATGGCGGTCGATGA
- a CDS encoding DUF2694 family protein encodes MTDANPAFDTVHPSGHILVRSCRGGYMHSVALSEEAMDTDAAILAQGILLTADVSWLKALLEVRDEIVAAGHTPSAEVPTPNDLDAAIEKLLAHKLRRRDSAD; translated from the coding sequence ATGACCGACGCCAACCCCGCTTTCGACACCGTTCACCCGAGTGGGCACATCCTGGTCCGCTCGTGCCGCGGCGGGTACATGCACAGCGTTGCGCTGAGCGAAGAGGCGATGGATACCGACGCCGCGATCCTGGCCCAGGGCATCCTGTTGACCGCGGATGTGTCGTGGCTCAAGGCGTTGCTAGAAGTTCGCGATGAGATCGTGGCGGCCGGACACACTCCGTCAGCGGAGGTCCCGACTCCCAACGACCTCGATGCGGCGATCGAGAAGCTGCTGGCGCACAAGCTGCGCCGCCGCGACAGCGCCGACTAG
- a CDS encoding DUF5631 domain-containing protein: MHARRQTAQVARRFSRADLDKTQVIPAVPTTEPDVVEATSDETQVLPTIAPVEADRSDRDLDQTQVIPAVTAESVVDEPDDAQGRHRAPSAEDTVVAVPAESEAPTAAVDAESETEQLQKPSVVEEPAATAAEPVVDVPVEDDDELEASPGRHWAEGDDAAVEAVSEPEREPEPEAEPEPAPELEAEPEPEPEPEPDEAPPAAVDVESATERLHRLLAFVVRQEPRLNWAVGDLADGTTLLVTDLAHGWIPSGIMLPVGVRLLAPGRRRGKASALLGEATRTATYTPGDPVGRPADFAETESTAAPRELPPVEDLGWELGRVTHWRDGLPRLVHTLAKAATAGTGVVEEEADLLRVHLETARYQLLNQYPDLEPALLLNCLLLAATESSVAGDATSANYHLAWFQKLDEPPASQWTAES, from the coding sequence ATGCACGCGCGGCGGCAAACCGCGCAGGTCGCCCGCCGTTTCAGCAGGGCCGATCTAGACAAGACACAAGTCATCCCCGCGGTCCCGACGACCGAACCCGATGTCGTCGAGGCGACGAGCGACGAGACTCAAGTCCTTCCCACCATCGCGCCGGTAGAAGCCGACCGCAGTGATCGCGACCTCGATCAGACGCAAGTCATCCCTGCCGTCACGGCAGAATCCGTCGTCGACGAGCCCGACGACGCGCAGGGCCGGCATCGGGCCCCCTCCGCGGAGGACACCGTGGTTGCCGTTCCCGCCGAATCGGAAGCCCCGACGGCCGCGGTCGACGCCGAATCAGAGACCGAACAATTGCAGAAGCCGTCCGTGGTGGAGGAGCCTGCCGCTACCGCGGCGGAGCCCGTCGTCGATGTCCCGGTCGAGGACGACGACGAGCTCGAAGCGTCGCCGGGCCGGCATTGGGCCGAGGGTGACGATGCGGCAGTGGAGGCCGTTAGCGAGCCAGAACGCGAGCCTGAGCCCGAGGCAGAACCGGAGCCAGCGCCGGAGCTTGAGGCAGAGCCCGAACCCGAACCCGAACCCGAACCCGACGAGGCTCCGCCGGCCGCCGTCGACGTCGAATCCGCTACCGAACGACTGCACCGGCTGCTGGCGTTCGTGGTACGCCAAGAACCCAGGTTGAACTGGGCAGTCGGTGACCTCGCGGACGGCACGACGTTGTTGGTCACCGATCTTGCTCACGGCTGGATTCCGTCGGGCATCATGCTGCCGGTGGGCGTGCGATTGTTGGCGCCCGGACGCCGCCGAGGCAAGGCCTCGGCGCTGTTGGGCGAGGCGACCCGGACCGCGACCTACACTCCCGGCGATCCGGTCGGTCGGCCGGCAGACTTCGCCGAGACGGAATCCACGGCGGCACCCCGCGAACTGCCGCCGGTCGAAGATCTGGGATGGGAGCTGGGTCGAGTCACGCACTGGCGCGACGGACTACCGCGGTTGGTGCACACCCTGGCGAAAGCCGCCACCGCGGGAACGGGTGTCGTGGAAGAGGAGGCCGACCTGCTGCGTGTGCATCTCGAAACCGCCCGCTATCAGCTACTGAACCAGTATCCGGATCTCGAGCCCGCACTATTGCTCAATTGCCTGCTGCTGGCCGCGACCGAAAGTAGCGTTGCCGGCGACGCGACGTCGGCGAACTATCACCTGGCGTGGTTCCAGAAACTCGACGAGCCGCCGGCCAGCCAATGGACCGCGGAGTCCTGA
- a CDS encoding DUF2710 family protein, protein MSRSGGRNEESDLKDRDLVEAVLRELSEAADKWEALVAQAETVTYSVDLGDIRAVTNSDGKLVELTLHPGVMTGYAHAELADRLNLAIAAIREEAEADNRARYGGELH, encoded by the coding sequence GTGTCGAGGTCGGGCGGTCGCAACGAAGAGAGCGACCTGAAAGACCGAGATCTCGTCGAAGCGGTTCTCCGTGAATTGAGCGAGGCGGCCGACAAGTGGGAAGCCCTTGTCGCGCAAGCCGAGACTGTCACCTACAGCGTGGACTTGGGAGATATTCGCGCCGTGACAAATTCCGACGGCAAGTTGGTCGAGTTGACGCTGCACCCGGGCGTGATGACCGGCTACGCCCACGCAGAGCTGGCTGACAGGTTGAACCTCGCGATCGCGGCAATTCGCGAAGAGGCAGAAGCCGACAACCGGGCCAGGTACGGCGGCGAGCTGCACTGA
- the eccB gene encoding type VII secretion protein EccB, with the protein MPLNLSNRDQNSGHLFYNRRLRAAITRFSVRMKHDDRKQQAAVALSIVLVLIGIGWMALLHFMKPSGLVGQSSIIGDRDTGAVYAKINGRLYPALNLTSARLAVGSAGAPTWVRASEIAKYPTGPIIGIPGAPDSLPITASSESAWSVCDTAAARGSGTAPVVTSIAGQLSPIGRSEPMRPKQAILATHKGATYVIWRGQRSRIDPADRSVTFNLGLDPGVTYPIEISNALFDAMPSTEPLVLPAIPGRGTPSKWLPGSIVGSVLETRDASGTVNGFYVLLPDGVQKITSFVADLLRTADSEGSTTPTLVAPDKLIQIPVVDVLDVDYYPSEKLEFIDTSANPVSCVGWEKQAGDPQARITVFSGRGLPVSIGMDSRVVRLVRDDRDPNSAEAQQTLVLPGAANFVTTTSGVATADSRESLYWISPQGVRYGVQSDHATLQALGLDPRLAVQAPWPIVRTFAAGPAIGRDAALVARDAVTGGGSVAPIPDLNELAGGG; encoded by the coding sequence GTGCCACTCAATCTGTCCAACCGGGATCAGAATTCAGGGCACCTGTTCTACAACCGGCGGCTGCGGGCCGCGATCACCCGGTTCTCGGTCCGGATGAAGCACGACGACCGCAAACAGCAAGCGGCGGTGGCCCTGTCGATCGTGCTCGTTCTCATCGGCATCGGTTGGATGGCGCTACTTCATTTCATGAAGCCCTCAGGGTTGGTCGGCCAGTCGTCGATCATCGGGGACCGTGACACCGGCGCGGTCTACGCGAAGATCAACGGGCGGCTCTACCCCGCGCTCAACTTGACCTCGGCGAGGCTGGCGGTCGGCAGCGCCGGGGCTCCGACCTGGGTCAGAGCCAGCGAGATCGCCAAGTACCCGACCGGCCCGATCATCGGAATTCCGGGTGCGCCGGACAGCTTGCCGATCACGGCGAGTTCCGAATCGGCTTGGTCGGTATGCGACACGGCTGCCGCCCGCGGCAGTGGAACCGCGCCGGTCGTGACCTCCATCGCGGGTCAGCTCTCCCCCATCGGCCGGTCGGAGCCGATGCGGCCGAAGCAGGCCATCCTGGCAACCCACAAGGGCGCGACATACGTCATCTGGCGAGGGCAACGTTCCCGAATTGACCCGGCGGATCGGTCGGTCACATTCAATCTTGGCCTCGACCCCGGTGTGACGTACCCGATCGAAATCTCCAACGCCCTGTTCGATGCGATGCCGTCAACGGAACCCCTTGTCCTGCCTGCCATTCCGGGGCGCGGGACGCCATCGAAGTGGCTGCCAGGTTCAATTGTGGGCAGCGTGTTGGAAACCCGCGACGCAAGCGGCACGGTCAACGGCTTCTATGTGCTGCTACCGGACGGCGTCCAGAAGATCACCAGCTTCGTCGCGGATCTGTTGCGGACCGCTGATTCGGAGGGCTCGACTACTCCCACTCTGGTCGCCCCGGACAAGTTGATTCAAATTCCGGTGGTCGACGTGCTCGATGTCGACTACTACCCATCGGAGAAACTGGAATTCATTGATACGTCGGCAAATCCCGTGAGCTGCGTGGGCTGGGAGAAGCAGGCGGGCGACCCACAGGCCCGGATCACGGTCTTCTCCGGCCGGGGCTTGCCCGTTTCGATCGGGATGGATTCCCGGGTGGTCCGCCTGGTTCGCGACGACCGCGACCCCAATTCAGCTGAGGCGCAACAGACATTGGTACTGCCGGGGGCGGCGAACTTCGTGACGACAACCAGCGGCGTCGCGACGGCCGATAGCCGGGAGAGCTTGTATTGGATTTCACCGCAAGGCGTTCGATATGGGGTGCAATCCGATCACGCCACCTTGCAGGCACTCGGTCTGGATCCGCGGCTGGCGGTGCAGGCGCCTTGGCCGATCGTGCGTACCTTCGCAGCCGGGCCTGCGATCGGTCGCGACGCTGCCCTGGTGGCGCGCGACGCCGTCACCGGAGGCGGCTCCGTGGCACCGATTCCCGATCTCAATGAACTGGCAGGCGGGGGCTGA